A portion of the Carassius carassius chromosome 42, fCarCar2.1, whole genome shotgun sequence genome contains these proteins:
- the LOC132123994 gene encoding G-protein coupled receptor 12-like, translating to MSKEVPVSPSWLAQDPTWGSSGAGSIENITVGTYPPVVVLPARPPAELLVNPWDIVLCSSGTIIACENALVVLVIWQNPALRAPMFLLIGSLALADLLAGLGLVLHFTFAYLFQSDSAQLLTVGLVVASFSASVFSLLAITIDRYLSLYYALTYNSERTAALTYTMLVLLWGVSLCLGLLPVTGVNCLGQEVNCSVVWPLTKNNIAVLSISFLLLFGLMLQLYTQICKIVMRHAHQIALQHHFLAASPHYVTTRKGVSTLAIILGTFAACWMPFTVYSLIADYTYPPLYTYATLVPATYNSVINPVIYAFRNQEIQKALWLVCCGCIPASVVQRARTPSDV from the coding sequence ATGAGTAAAGAGGTGCCAGTTTCTCCCAGCTGGCTGGCTCAAGATCCCACCTGGGGCAGCAGTGGTGCGGGGAGCATAGAAAACATCACCGTCGGAACATACCCACCTGTGGTTGTCCTGCCGGCGAGGCCACCCGCCGAACTGTTGGTAAACCCTTGGGACATCGTGCTGTGTTCATCTGGCACCATCATAGCCTGCGAGAATGCCCTGGTGGTTTTGGTCATCTGGCAGAACCCAGCACTGCGCGCCCCAATGTTTTTGCTGATTGGCAGCCTAGCTCTAGCTGACTTATTGGCAGGTTTAGGGTTAGTCCTGCACTTTACCTTTGCTTACCTATTTCAATCTGACTCGGCACAGCTGTTGACTGTAGGTCTGGTGGTGGCATCCTTCTCAGCATCTGTTTTTAGTCTGCTAGCTATTACCATTGACCGCTACCTGTCATTGTACTACGCCCTCACCTACAACTCTGAGCGAACAGCCGCATTAACATACACCATGCTGGTGCTTCTGTGGGGAGTATCCTTATGTTTGGGTTTGCTGCCGGTTACCGGTGTGAATTGCCTGGGCCAGGAGGTGAACTGCAGTGTGGTTTGGCCCctaacaaaaaacaacatagcCGTTCTGTCCATCTCCTTCCTTCTGCTGTTCGGCCTCATGCTTCAGCTCTACACGCAGATCTGTAAAATTGTCATGCGACATGCGCACCAAATCGCCCTCCAACACCACTTTTTAGCCGCAAGTCCTCACTATGTCACAACGCGGAAAGGTGTATCCACCCTGGCGATCATTCTGGGCACATTTGCAGCTTGCTGGATGCCGTTTACTGTTTACTCGCTAATAGCCGATTATACATACCCGCCCCTTTACACGTATGCCACCCTGGTTCCTGCAACCTACAACTCAGTTATCAACCCAGTAATTTACGCCTTCCGCAATCAAGAGATCCAGAAAGCATTGTGGCTGGTGTGCTGCGGATGTATCCCTGCCAGCGTGGTCCAGCGGGCACGGACCCCCAGCGACGTCTGA
- the LOC132123973 gene encoding ubiquitin carboxyl-terminal hydrolase 12A-like codes for MEILMTVSKFASFCTMGANASALEKEIGSEQFPVNEHYFGLVNFGNTCYCNSVLQALYFCRPFREKILAYRSQPRRKENLLSCLADLFHSIANQKRKVGVIPPKKFITRLRKENELFDNYMQQDAHEFLNYLLNTIADLLQEERKQDKQNGKLANGTLDSQNNNSTPASSTWVHEIFQGTLTNETRCLTCETISSKDEDFLDLSVDVEQNTSITHCLRGFSNTETLCSEYKYYCEECRSKQEAHKRMRVKKLPMILALHLKRFKYMEQLQRYTKLSYRVVFPLELRLFNTSGDATNPERLYDLVAVVVHCGSGPNRGHYIAIVKSHDFWLLFDDDIVEKIDAQAIEEFYGLTSEISKNSESGYILFYQSRD; via the exons ATGGAAATCCTAATGACAGTTTCCAAATTTGCGTCTTTTTGTACCATG GGCGCCAATGCCTCCGCTTTGGAGAAAGAGATCGGCTCGGAGCAGTTCCCTGTCAATGAGCATTACTTCGGATTGGTCAAC TTTGGAAACACCTGCTACTGTAACTCTGTGCTCCAGGCTCTGTACTTCTGCCGGCCGTTCCGGGAGAAGATCCTCGCGTACAGGAGCCAGCCGCGTCGCAAGGAGAACCTGCTCTCCTGCCTGGCCGACCTGTTCCACAGTATAGCCAACCAGAAGAGGAAGGTTGGCGTGATACCCCCGAAGAAGTTCATCACAAGACTACGGAAAGAGAATG AACTGTTTGATAACTACATGCAACAAGATGCACACGAGTTCCTCAACTACCTGCTGAACACTATAGCAGACCTGCTACAAGAAGAGCGCAAGCAAGACAAGCAGAATGGCAAATTGGCTAATGGCACACTTGATTCACAGAACAATAACAGTACCCCCGCCTCCTCCACCTGGGTTCATGAGATCTTCCAGGGCACGTTGACCAATGAGACACGATGCCTCACCTGCGAGACG ATAAGCAGTAAAGATGAGGATTTCTTGGATTTGTCAGTGGACGTGGAGCAGAACACTTCAATCACACACTGTCTCAG AGGTTTCAGTAATACAGAGACCTTGTGCAGTGAGTATAAATATTACTGTGAGGAATGCAGAAGTAAACAAGAGGCACACAAAcg AATGCGGGTTAAGAAACTTCCCATGATCCTCGCCTTGCACTTGAAGAGATTTAAATACATGGAGCAGCTGCAGCGCTACACTAAGCTGAGCTACCGCGTGGTCTTCCCTCTGGAGCTCCGCCTCTTTAACACCTCTGGCGATGCCACCAATCCCGAGAGGCTTTACGACCTGGTCGCTGTGGTGGTGCATTGTGGCAG TGGTCCAAACCGAGGACACTACATCGCAATTGTAAAGAGTCATGATTTCTGGCTACTGTTTGATGATGACATAGTAGAG AAAATTGATGCCCAGGCGATTGAGGAGTTCTACGGATTAACCTCGGAAATTTCCAAGAACTCTGAGTCCGGGTACATCCTGTTTTACCAGTCCAGAGACTGA
- the LOC132123974 gene encoding large ribosomal subunit protein eL21, with the protein MTNTRGKRRGTRYMFARPFRKHGPIPLSTYMRIYKKGDIVDIKGTGTIQKGMPHKCYHGKTGRIYNVTQHAVGIIVNKQVKGKILAKRINVRIEHVKHSMSRDSFLKRVKENEKKKLEAKKEGTWFELKRQPAAPRPAHFVSTKNNEPQLLEPIPYEFMA; encoded by the exons ATGACAAACACCAGAGGCAAGAGGAGGGGGACCAGGTATATGTTTGCCAGGCCCTTCCGCAAGCATG GCCCAATCCCTCTGTCCACCTACATGCGCATCTACAAGAAGGGTGATATTGTGGACATCAAG GGCACAGGTACCATTCAGAAGGGCATGCCTCATAAATGCTACCATGGCAAAACAGGacgcatttataatgttacacagCATGCTGTAGGAATCATTGTCAACAAGCAAGTCAA gggCAAGATCCTGGCTAAGAGAATTAATGTGCGTATCGAGCATGTTAAGCACTCAATGAGCAGAGACAGCTTCTTGAAGCGCGTTAAGGAGAACGAGAAGAAGAAATTGGAGGCCAAGAAGGAGGGCACCTGGTTTGAGCTGAAACGCCAG cCTGCTGCTCCACGGCCAGCACACTTTGTCAGCACCAAGAACAACGAGCCTCAGCTCCTGGAGCCCATCCCCTACGAGTTTATGGCATAA